The Carassius gibelio isolate Cgi1373 ecotype wild population from Czech Republic chromosome B22, carGib1.2-hapl.c, whole genome shotgun sequence genome window below encodes:
- the aars2 gene encoding alanine--tRNA ligase, mitochondrial, which produces MAARIGLVKQLYCALLNTKLSVLSAGVRRCSALSYPQSHKEFTSKRVRRKFIDFFKEGYEHRVVSSSPVRPRGDPSLLFVNAGMNQFKPILLGCPDPRSEMASYRRVVNSQKCVRAGGKHNDLEDVGKDVYHHTFFEMLGNWSFGDYFKVEACGMAWRLLTEEYGIPADRLYVSYFSGDVGNGLPADEETRQIWLSMGVRPDHVLPFGMKDNFWEMGETGPCGPCTEIHYDHVGNRNAASLVNADSPDVVEIWNLVFMQYNREVGGSLRPLPQCSVDTGMGLERLVTVLQGKRSNYDTDLFTPLMSAIHQCSKAPAYQGRTGEADVGQVDMAYRVVADHIRTLSVCIADGVYPGMTGAELVLRRILRRAVRFSTEVLQAPEGALASLVPTVAHILGDSYPELHTESERIMDLINQNEAQFLSSLKQGRRVIDRTISNMDKDFVIFPAAVAWSLHRNLGFPLDLIDLMLEEKGKMVDKKEMAVFEEEYEKLKSQSEEDDEDRVDQLDLHSLAELQNQGVPHTDDSPKYCYSMGTDGKYVFQPCRASVLALYCDGSLVSEVNVGQHCGVILDQTSFYAEQGGQAHDQGYFTKDGLQDVLFPVKSVRLAGGYVVHQVTAAETLRTGDQVQLHLDEANRMGCMVKHTATHLLNFALRELLGPSVSQQGSHCTANRLRFDFSVKGSLSVSELQQVEELVQNIIRQNAEVYVEEIPLSKAKQITGLRTIDEVYPDPVRVVSVAMPVSDLLNSNSTEQASVELCCGTHLLRTGAIKDFVIVSERQMVKGISRILAVTGDEAKKARETAQDMQEELESLAVQVGAASSLSIPAAQRLSKEVGLLMNVVDITAIPQWQRRELQTRLKAMQKTSNNTIRKLEIKEAAMKAKELLVKHSNKPVVVDLIHTDSISVLMKTVLQMSKSTPDSMVMLLSHLQLSGKVLCACQVPKGSASGSALKWAHSVCARLGGNADGSTDVAKGVGKAAKLTDVTDILHWAEEFAQNKIRKAS; this is translated from the exons ATGGCTGCGCGCATAGGGCTGGTGAAACAGCTCTACTGTGCgcttttaaatacaaaattaagcgTTTTATCTGCGGGTGTGAGACGGTGCTCGGCTCTGTCCTATCCACAATCTCATAAAGAATTCACCTCCAAAAGAGTACGGCGGAAGTTTATCGACTTTTTCAAGGAAGGTTATGAACACCGGGTTGTGTCGTCCTCGCCCGTGCGTCCGAGAGGAGACCCGAGCCTTCTGTTCGTCAATGCAGGGATGAACCAG TTCAAACCCATTCTCCTGGGCTGTCCGGACCCCCGCAGTGAGATGGCATCGTACCGGCGGGTGGTGAACAGTCAGAAGTGTGTCCGTGCCGGAGGCAAACACAACGACCTGGAGGATGTGGGGAAAGATGTGTACCATCACACCTTCTTCGAGATGCTGGGGAACTGGTCATTTGGTGATTACTTCAAG GTGGAAGCCTGTGGAATGGCTTGGCGACTTTTAACGGAAGAGTACGGCATTCCCGCAGATCGCTTGTACGTCTCGTACTTCTCTGGAGATGTGGGGAATGGACTCCCTGCCGATGAGGAGACACGCCAAATCTGGCTCAGCATGGG AGTGCGGCCGGATCACGTGTTGCCGTTCGGAATGAAGGATAACTTCTGGGAAATGGGCGAGACGGGTCCGTGTGGCCCCTGCACAGAGATTCACTACGATCACGTTGGGAATCGGAACGCCGCCTCACTGGTCAACGCAGACAGTCCAGATGTAGTGGAAATTTGGAATCTAGTATTCATGCAGTATAACAG GGAGGTGGGTGGTAGCCTGCGACCTCTGCCCCAGTGCAGTGTGGATACTGGGATGGGTTTAGAGCGGCTGGTGACCGTCCTGCAGGGGAAACGCTCCAACTATGACACAGATCTTTTCACACCTTTAATGTCCGCCATCCACCAG TGCTCTAAGGCTCCTGCATATCAAGGCAGGACTGGAGAGGCTGATGTGGGTCAGGTTGACATGGCCTATCGAGTCGTAGCTGACCACATTCGGACACTCAGCGTGTGCATCGCTGATGGAGTTTACCCAGGCATGACAGGCGCTGA GCTGGTGCTGAGACGTATTTTGAGACGTGCCGTACGGTTTTCTACAGAAGTGCTTCAGGCACCTGAAGGTGCACTGGCAAGCCTGGTGCCTACTGTAGCTCATATACTG GGAGATTCTTATCCTGAGCTGCACACAGAGTCTGAGAGG ATCATGGATCTCATTAATCAGAATGAAGCCCAGTTCCTGTCCTCACTGAAGCAGGGCAGGAGGGTGATTGACAGGACCATCAGCAATATGGACAAAGACTTCGTCATTTTTCCAG ctgcagttgcCTGGTCGCTACATCGTAACCTGGGCTTCCCTCTAGATCTCATTGACCTGATGCTGGAGGAGAAAGGCAAGATGGTTGATAAAAAAGAGATGGCAGTGTTTGAAGAGGAATATGAGAAG ttgaaATCTCAGTcagaggaggatgatgaagataGGGTTGACCAGCTGGATCTTCATAGTCTGGCGGAGCTACAAAATCAAGGAGTTCCTCACACGGACGACTCCCCAAAATACTGTTACAGTATGGGGACTGATGGAAAATATG TGTTTCAGCCTTGCAGAGCGTCAGTCCTGGCACTCTACTGTGATGGGTCTCTGGTTTCAGAGGTGAATGTGGGTCAGCACTGTGGTGTGATTCTGGACCAGACCAGCTTTTATGCAGAGCAGGGTGGACAGGCACACGATCAGGGCTACTTCACCAAGGATGGACTGCAG GATGTGCTGTTCCCTGTAAAGTCTGTCCGTCTGGCTGGGGGTTATGTGGTACATCAGGTAACAGCAGCAGAGACTTTGAGAACTGGAGACCAAGTGCAACTTCATTTGGATGAG GCTAACCGAATGGGCTGCATGGTCAAGCACACAGCCACACACTTGCTAAACTTTGCTCTGCGAGAGTTGCTAGGTCCTTCTGTTAGCCAGCAAGGGTCTCACTGCACCGCCAACCGGCTCCGCTTCGACTTCAGCGTGAAG GGCTCCCTGAGCGTGTCTGAGCTACAGCAAGTTGAGGAGTTGGTCCAGAACATCATTCGTCAAAATGCAGAGGTGTATGTAGAGGAGATCCCCCTGTCCAAAGCTAAACAGATTACGGGTCTGAGAACAATAGATGAG GTGTATCCAGACCCAGTGCGAGTAGTGTCCGTAGCCATGCCTGTTTCAGATCTGCTTAACTCAAACAGCACTGAACAAGCTTCAGTGGAGCTTTGCTGTGGCAC gCATTTATTGAGGACGGGAGCAATTAAGGACTTTGTTATTGTGTCTGAGCGACAGATGGTGAAAGGCATTAGCCGTATCCTTGCTGTTACTGGAGATGAAGCAAAAAAG GCTCGGGAGACGGCCCAAGACATGCAAGAAGAGTTGGAGTCTCTGGCGGTCCAGGTAGGAGCTGCAAGCTCCCTGTCTATACCAGCAGCACAGAGGCTCTCTAAAGAAGTTGGCCTCCTGATGAAT GTAGTTGATATCACAGCTATCCCACAATGGCAAAGGCGAGAGCTGCAGACTCGACTGAAAGCAATGCAGAAGACTAGCAACAACACCATCAGAAAATTGGAGATCAAAGAG GCTGCCATGAAAGCCAAAGAGCTGCTGGTCAAACACTCTAATAAACCTGTGGTGGTGGACTTGATCCATACGGACTCAATATCG GTGCTGATGAAGACTGTGCTCCAGATGAGCAAAAGTACTCCAGACTCCATGGTTATGTTGTTGTCCCACCTGCAGTTGTCAGGGAAGGTGCTTTGTGCCTGCCAAGTACCCAAG GGCTCTGCCAGTGGCTCGGCCCTTAAATGGGCTCATTCTGTGTGTGCACGCTTGGGAGGAAATGCAGACGGCTCAACCGATGTGGCTAAAGGTGTAGGAAAAGCAGCCAAACTCACAGATGTTACAGACATTTTGCACTGGGCTGAAGAGTTTGCTCAAAACAAAATCCGAAAGGCATCCTGA